A genome region from Nycticebus coucang isolate mNycCou1 chromosome 4, mNycCou1.pri, whole genome shotgun sequence includes the following:
- the MRPL40 gene encoding 39S ribosomal protein L40, mitochondrial, whose product MFAAGRAMAAVTLRASARALCPPSRLQGNWQMQIRDSHQRASLLSFWKLIPMRAEPLRKKKKVDPKKEQAVKDRLKRRIRKLEKASQELIPIEDFITPVKFLDKARQRPQVELSFEESERRALLLKRWSLYKQREHEMERDTIRAMLEAQQEALQELQLESPVLYTEATKRDPSLFPFEMKGPDYTPPVSNYQPPEGRYNDITKVYTQVAFKR is encoded by the exons ATGTTTGCAGCCGGTAGGGCCATGGCTGCTGTGACGCTGCGAGCTTCTGCGCGCGCCCTGTGTCCCCCAAGCCG GCTTCAAGGAAATTGGCAGATGCAGATTAGAGACAGCCACCAGCGAGCTTCATTGTTGTCCTTCTGGAAACTCATTCCCATGAG AGCAGAACCGCTTCGAAAGAAGAAGAAGGTAGATCCTAAAAAAGAACAAGCTGTAAAGGACCGTTTGAAAAGGAGGATCCGAAAACTGGAGAAGGCCAGCCAGGAACTGATTCCCATTGAAGATTTCATCACCCCTGTGAAGTTCTTGGATAAAGCAAG ACAGCGGCCCCAGGTGGAGCTCTCCTTTGAGGAGAGTGAGCGGAGAGCTCTGCTTCTGAAGAGGTGGTCCCTGTACAAGCAGCGGGAGCATGAGATGGAGAGGGACACCATCAGGGCCATGCTGGAGGCCCAGCAGGAAGCTCTGCAGGAGCTGCAGCTGGAGTCCCCAGTGCTCTACACTGAGGCTACTAAGCGGGACCCCAGCCTCTTCCCCTTTGAGATGAAAGGGCCAGATTACACACCACCAGTCTCTAACTACCAGCCCCCTGAGGGCAGGTACAATGACATCACCAAGGTGTATACACAGGTAGCGTTCAAGAGATAG